Proteins co-encoded in one Solea senegalensis isolate Sse05_10M linkage group LG8, IFAPA_SoseM_1, whole genome shotgun sequence genomic window:
- the LOC122773600 gene encoding extracellular calcium-sensing receptor-like → MRTFLDTSLLSLMLFSCLNFAVSSSLYSSSCQLQKQFYLNGMNKPGDVILGGIFRLHFFPTYPYLSFTSEPQQPTCYSFSVVGFRLAQTMAFAIDEINRNFNLLPNVTLGYSLYDNCVQLGIAFRAALTLVSGQEEQATLEENCVGTPPVLGIVGDSSSTRTIAISTVLSSYRVPLVSYFATCSCLSDRQKFPSFFRTIPSDAFQVNAMIQILKHFGWTWAGLLISDNDYGFHAARSFHSDLGPAGGGCLAYTEILPRAYDPAELRRIVDVMRKSTARVVIAFASQSRMLNLMKEVVRKNVTGLQWIASEGWSSADVLQTPHLLPYLGGTLGIAIRRGKIPGLRDFLLQIRPDLHHNNTHGNSMVNQFWEHTFQCRFAPPPAGWVEAGGELCTGQEVIENVETEFLDVSNLRPEYNVYKAVYALAYALDDMLQCEPGRGPFSNNTCAHLQRLEPWQLMHYLEKVNFTTYGDRVSFDEKGDALPVYDIMNWVWLPDGRTKVQRVGEVKRSAFKGEEITLDEDKIFWNFESRQPPRSVCSESCPPGTRMARKKGEPECCFDCVPCSEGKISNTTDSMECTSCPEDFWSSPQRDHCAPKITVFLSYHEPLGICLTSTSLLGTCICVVVLGIFIHHHSTPIVRANNSELSFLLLVSLKFCFLCSLLFIGRPRLWTCQLRHAAFGISFVLCVSCILVKTMVVLAVFRASKPGGESSLKWFGAVQQRGTVLVLTTIQAVICTVWLVSASPVPHKNTQYHSDKIVYECAVGSTVGFAVLLGYIGLLAVLSCLLAFLARNLPDSFNEAKLITFSMLIFCAVWVAFVPAYISSPGNYADAVEVFAILASSFGLLVALFGPKCYIILLRPERNTKKAIMGRGTDT, encoded by the exons atgaggacatttttagacaCCAGTCTCCTCTCGTTAATGTTGTTCTCCTGCTTAAACtttgctgtgtcctcctctctttattcttcctcttgtcagttacagaAACAGTTTTATCTAAATGGGATGAACAAacctggagatgtgattcttgGTGGAATTTTCAGACTTCACTTCTTCCCAACTTATCCTTacctgtcttttacctcagagccacaacagCCTACCTGCTATAG cTTTAGTGTTGTAGGATTCAGGctggctcagaccatggcctttgctattgatgagatcaacagaaacttcaacctgctgcctaatgtgactctgggatacagtctgtatgataattGCGTCCAACTAGGAATTGcatttcgtgcagcactgaccttagtcagtggtcaagaagagcaagctacattagaggagaactgtgtaggaactcctccagtcctagggattgtgggtgattcttCTTCTACACGTActattgccatatccacagtcttaAGTTcgtacagagtgcctctg gtgagttattttgccacatgttcctgtcTGAGTGATCgacaaaagtttccatctttctttaggacgatcccgagtgatgcttttcag gtgaatgctatgattcagattctaaaacactttggttggacttgggcaggtctgctcatcagtgataatgattatggattccacgctgcccgatcctttcactctgatctgggtccagctggtggaggttgtctggcttacactgAGATTTTGCCCCGGGCTTatgaccctgctgaactaaggagaatagtggatgtgatgaggaaatctacagctcgagtggtgattgcgTTTGCAAGTCAGAGTCGCATGCTcaacctcatgaaagag gtggtgagaaagaatgtgacaggcctgcagtggattgccagtgaagGCTGGTCATCAGCtgatgtgctccagactcctcacctcTTGCcatacctgggtggaacactgggcatcgccATTCGTCGAGGAAAAATACCAGGtctcagggacttcctgttacaaatacgtcctgacctacatcacaacaacacccATGGAAATAGCATG gtgaatcagttttgggaacacacatttcagtgtagatttgcaccacctccagcaggttgggtggaagctggaggagaattatgcactggacaggaagttatagagaatgtggagactgagttcttggatgtttcaaacctcagacctgagtataatgtgtataaggctgtgtacgctctggcatatgctcttgatgacatgctgcagtgtgagccagggagaggacctttcagcaacaacacctgtgctcatttacaaagactggagccatggcag CTAAtgcattacttggaaaaagtcaacttcaccactTATGGTGAtcgagtgtcatttgatgaaaaagGTGATGCCTTACCggtatatgacatcatgaactgggtgtggctccctgatggaagaactaaagttcagagagtgggtgaggttaagaggtcagccttcaaaggtgaagaaatcacactggatgaagacaaaatcttctggaactttgaatccagaCAG cctcctcggtcagtgtgcagtgagagttgtcctccaggtacccgcatggccagaaagaagggggaacctgagtgttgttttgactgtgtcccttgttctgagggaaagatcagcaatacaactg actccatggagtgcaccagttgtccagaagatttctggtccagcccccagcgtgaccactgtgctCCTAAGATAACGgtgttcctctcctaccatgagcctctgggcaTCTGCTTGACAagcacctcactgttgggcacatgtatctgtgttgttgttctgggcatcttcatccatcatcacagcacacctatagttcgtgccaacaattcagaactcagttttcttctcttggtatCACTCaagttctgtttcctctgctcgttgctcttcattggacgacccagattatggacttgccaactaagacatgcagcatttggcatcagctttgtgctttgtgtctcatgtatcctggtgaaaaccatggtggttctggctgtgttcagggcctccaaaccaggaggtgagtccagtctcaagtggtttggtgctgtgcagcagagagggacagttctggttctgactacTATTCAAGCAgtaatctgcactgtctggcttgtctctgcttcaccagtgcctcataaaaacacccagtatcacagtgataagatagtttatgagtgtgcagttgggtccacagttggttttgcagttttacttggttatattggtttactggctgtcctcagttgtttgttagctttcctagcaaggaatcttccagacagtttcaatgaggccaaactcattactttcagcatgttgatcttctgtgcagtgtgggtggcctttgtccctgcttacatcagctcaccaggcaattatgcagatgcagttgaggtatttgccatcctggcctccagttttggcctcttggtggcactgtttggacccaaatgttacataatcctgttgagaccagaaagaaacacaaagaaagccatcatgggtcgaggCACTGAcacttaa
- the LOC122773601 gene encoding vomeronasal type-2 receptor 26-like → FRQAQTMAFAIDEINRNSNLLPNVTLGYSLYDNCNLLGTAFRAAMTLVSGKEEQVTLEQNCVGTPPVLGIVGDASSTRSIAISPVLGSYRVPLVSYFATCSCLSDRQKFPSFFRTIPSDAFQVNAMIQILKHFGWTWTGLLINDNDYGFHAARLFHSDLGPAGGGCLAYTEILPRVYDPAELKRIVDVIRKSTARVVIVFASQRRILNLMKECSESCPPGTRMARKKGEPECCFDCVPCSEGKISNTTDSMECTSCPEDFWSSPQRDHCVPKKTVFLSYHEPLGICLTSTSLLGTCICVVVLGIFIHHHSTPIVRANNSELSFLLLVSLKFCFLCSLLFIGRPRLWTCQLRHAAFGISFVLCVSCILVKTVVVLAVFKASKPGGESSLKWFGAVQQRGTVLVLTSVQAAICTVWLVSASPVPHKNTQYHSDKIVYECAVGSTVGFAVLLGYIGLLAVLSCLLAFLARNLPDSFNEAKLITFSMLIFCAVWVAFVPAYISSPGNYADAVEVFAILASSFGLLVALFGPKCYIILLRPERNTKKAIMGRGTDT, encoded by the exons ttcagacaggctcagaccatggcctttgctattgatgagatcaacagaaactccaacctgctgcctaatgtgactctgggatacagtctgtatgataactgcaaCCTACTAGGAACTGCATTTCGTGCAGCAatgaccttagtcagtggtaaagaagagcaagttacttTAGAgcagaactgtgtaggaactcctccagtcctagggattgtagGAGATGCTTCCTCGACTCGTTCTATTGCAATATCCCCAGTCTTAGGTTCGTACAGAGTGCCACTG gtgagttattttgccacatgttcctgtcTGAGTGATCgacaaaagtttccatctttctttaggacgatcccgagtgatgcttttcag gtgaatgctatgattcagattctaaaacactttggttggacttggacaggtctgctcatcaatgATAATGATTATGGATTCCACGCTGCCCGATtgtttcactctgatctgggtccagctggtggaggttgtctggcttacacagagattttgccccgCGTTTACGACCCTGCTGAACTAAAGAGAATAGTGGATGTAAtaaggaaatctacagctcgagtggtgattgtgtttgcaagtCAGCGTCGCATACTcaacctcatgaaagag tgcagtgagagttgtcctccaggtacccgcatggccagaaagaagggggaacctgagtgttgttttgactgtgtcccttgttctgagggaaagatcagcaatacaactg actccatggagtgcaccagttgtccagaagatttctggtccagcccccagcgtgaccactgtgttcctaagaaaacggtgttcctctcctaccatgagcctctgggtatctgcttgacaagcacctcactgttgggcacatgtatctgcgttgttgttctgggcatcttcatccatcatcacagcacacctatagttcgtgccaacaattcagaactcagtttccttctcttggtgtcacttaagttctgtttcctctgctctttgctcttcattggacgacccagattatggacttgccaactaagacatgcagcatttggcatcagctttgtgctttgtgtctcatgtatcctggtgaaaaccgtGGTGGTTCTTGCTGTGTTCaaggcctccaaaccaggaggtgagtccagtctcaagtggtttggtgctgtgcagcagagagggacagttctggttctgacttctgttcaagcagcaatctgcactgtctggcttgtctctgcttcaccagtgcctcataaaaacacccagtatcacagtgacaagatagtttatgagtgtgcagttgggtccacagttgggtttgcagttttacttggttatattggtttactggctgtcctcagttgtttgttagcttttctagcaaggaatcttccagacagtttcaatgaggccaaactcattactttcagcatgttgatcttctgtgcagtgtgggtggcctttgtccctgcgtacatcagctcaccaggcaactatgcagatgcagtggaggtatttgccatcctagcttccagttttggcctcttggtggcgctgtttggacccaaatgttacataatcctgttgagaccagaaagaaacacaaagaaagccatcatgggtcgaggCACTGACACTTAA